A DNA window from Phoenix dactylifera cultivar Barhee BC4 chromosome 13, palm_55x_up_171113_PBpolish2nd_filt_p, whole genome shotgun sequence contains the following coding sequences:
- the LOC103698262 gene encoding uncharacterized protein LOC103698262: MSCSPLTSSSPLKLRLSFSSQRKKLVLCRFPRAEAALAAAGLPRVVLHDSLDTAGIDTRFARAARESFCQQVGKLSGIDLESSITISRGADLAKAALHIAAEDDSLVSHSSVPLPVDAFIDRLDDLSMGFCSLYLPPSNAAPEVFFGNLERYFYVHKGFRRVDITSDSKALYLHSVLTCRSGSAIMLSLIYSEMLKSLRICGFLDFDAEIYFPHDFVGLPRGYQKQKSKMSDQPDIMTSKSLLVEVLRNLKDAFWPFQYDHSSSLFLRAAHAANHIYGSSIEGERNSKSDSNVSALEIASAKAAQHRIERGVWTTVCFGDMRRALAACERLIFLDIDFRELRDYAILLYHCGLYEECSQCLKSYETAKSCSPCPKSRSDQVREELEEDAVENLKARLNLILGEEGWSKRKIGASYGGCNLEPCTEWMGC, encoded by the exons ATGAGCTGCTCTCCCCtgacctcctcctcccctctcaAACTCcgcctctctttctcctcccaAAGAAAAAAACTCGTCCTCTGCCGCTTCCCCCGCGCCGAGGCCGCCCTCGCCGCGGCCGGCCTCCCCCGTGTCGTCCTCCACGACTCCCTCGACACCGCCGGCATCGACACCCGGTTCGCCAGG GCTGCGAGGGAGAGCTTCTGCCAGCAGGTGGGAAAGCTGTCCGGGATCGACTTGGAGTCGAGCATCACCATCAGCAGAGGGGCTGATCTTGCCAAGGCGGCGCTTCATATTGCGGCGGAGGATGATTCTCTCGTCTCGCACTCGTCGGTTCCGCTCCCCGTCGATGCGTTTATCGACCGGCTCGATGATCTCTCCATGGGCTTCTGCTCACTTTACTTGCCCCCCTCCAATGCGGCGCCGGAGGTTTTCTTTGGGAATTTGGAAAGATACTTCTATGTTCACAAG GGGTTTCGCAGGGTGGATATCACGTCTGATTCAAAGGCTTTATATCTCCATTCA GTTTTGACATGTCGATCAGGATCTGCAATTATGCTGTCGCTTATATACTCAGAAATGTTGAAATCGCTAAGGATATGCGGCTTTCTGGATTTTGATGCAGAGATCTACTTTCCCCATGACTTTGTTGGTCTTCCTAGGGGATACCAGAAACAGAAAAGTAAAATGTCAGATCAACCTGATATTATGACATCAAAGTCACTCCTTGTCGAG GTACTAAGGAATCTAAAAGATGCTTTCTGGCCATTCCAGTATGATCATTCTAGCAGTTTATTTTTGAGAGCAGCGCATGCTGCAAATCACATTTATGGATCAAGCATTGAAGGGGAAAGGAACTCAAAGTCAGATAGCAATGTGAG TGCTTTAGAGATAGCTTCTGCCAAGGCTGCTCAGCATAGGATAGAACGTGGAGTTTGGACTACTGTGTGCTTTGGTGATATGCGGCGTGCATTGGCAG CTTGTGAACGCCTTATATTCCTGGACATTGATTTCCGAGAATTAAGAGATTATGCAATTCTCCTATACCATTGTGGACTTTATGAGGAATGTTCACAGTGCTTGAAATCATATGAAACTGCAAAG AGTTGTTCTCCATGTCCAAAGTCTCGATCCGATCAAGTAAGGGAGGAGTTGGAGGAAGATGCGGTAGAGAATTTAAAAGCACGTTTAAACCTCATTTTAGGAGAGGAAGGTTGGAGCAAGCGCAAGATAGGTGCTAGTTATGGGGGTTGCAATTTGGAACCATG CACGGAATGGATGGGCTGCTGA